In a single window of the Rhodamnia argentea isolate NSW1041297 chromosome 2, ASM2092103v1, whole genome shotgun sequence genome:
- the LOC115755031 gene encoding tubby-like F-box protein 7 produces the protein MSLRRTFLSRKFSRSFKELNGRAPREEAAGRRGGAAGEEPERAEPEAHGESWGTMLPELLGEIIRRVEESEDRWPQRQNVVACACVCKRWRDITREIVRSPLHSGQITFPSCLKQPGPRDSAHQCLIKRDKKTSTFYLYLTLSPSTPDEGKFLLAARRYRHGAHTEYIISLDADDLSQGSNAYVGKLSSDFLGTNFIIYDSQPPHNGAKPSSSRASRRFASKQISPQVPAGNFEVGQVSYKFNILKSRGPRRMVCSLKCPVSGEAPTDKQVDNVKIKKSGPISSEHTILRNKAPRWHEHMQCWCLNFHGRVTVASVKNFQLVAIMDQSQPGGKGDEETVLLQFGKVGDDTFTMDYRQPLSAFQAFAVCLTSFGTKIACE, from the exons ATGTCTCTGAGAAGAACGTTTCTCTCGCGGAAGTTCTCTAGATCCTTCAAGGAGCTCAACGGTAGAGCCCCGAGGGAGGAGGCGGCGGGCCGTCGCGGCGGCGCCGCCGGCGAGGAGCCGGAGAGGGCCGAGCCGGAGGCACACGGGGAGTCATGGGGGACAATGCTGCCGGAGCTCCTGGGGGAGATCATCCGCCGCGTGGAGGAGAGCGAGGACCGGTGGCCCCAGCGTCAGAACGTCGTCGCCTGCGCGTGCGTCTGCAAGCGGTGGAGGGACATCACGAGGGAAATCGTTAGGTCCCCGCTCCACAGTGGCCAAATTACTTTCCCTTCCTGTCTCAAGCAG CCGGGACCACGGGATTCTGCACATCAATGCCTTATAAAGCGGGACAAGAAGACTTCGACTTTCTACCTTTATCTCACGCTCAGCCCGT CAACACCAGATGAGGGGAAGTTTCTTTTAGCGGCTCGGAGATATAGGCATGGTGCTCACACTGAATACATTATCTCTCTAGACGCTGATGATTTATCCCAAGGAAGTAATGCTTATGTTGGAAAGTTAAG CTCGGACTTCCTTGGTACCAACTTCATAATCTATGACAGCCAACCGCCACACAATGGTGCAAAACCCTCAAGCAGCCGGGCGAGCCGCCGTTTTGCAAGCAAGCAAATAAGCCCCCAGGTCCCAGCTGGCAACTTCGAGGTCGGGCAGGTCTCTTACAAGTTCAACATTTTGAAATCTAGAGGTCCAAGAAGGATGGTTTGCTCGCTGAAGTGCCCTGTGTCGGGAGAAGCACCTACCGATAAACAGGTGGATAATGTCAAGATTAAGAAATCAGGACCTATCAGCTCGGAGCACACAATTTTGAGGAATAAGGCTCCAAGGTGGCACGAGCACATGCAGTGCTGGTGCCTGAACTTCCATGGTCGTGTGACTGTGGCTTCGgtgaaaaatttccaacttgTTGCCATAATGGACCAAAGCCAGCCGGGTGGGAAAGGAGATGAGGAAACTGTTCTTCTCCAGTTTGGGAAGGTTGGGGATGATACTTTTACCATGGACTATCGGCAGCCCTTGTCTGCCTTCCAGGCATTCGCCGTTTGCCTTACCAGCTTTGGCACAAAAATTGCATGCGAGTAA
- the LOC115755030 gene encoding alpha-1,3/1,6-mannosyltransferase ALG2, with amino-acid sequence MSKEDKVQAKGTQKKMKIAIIHPDLGIGGAERLIVDAAVELVSHGHDVHVFTSHHDRTRCFEETVSGAFPVTVYGAFLPRHIFYRLHAVCAYVRCIFVALCMLLMWPSYDVIIADQVSAVIPLLKLKKPTKVVFYCHFPDLLLAQRTTVLRKMYRKPIDFIEEITTGMADMILVNSKFTAATFAKTFKQLDARGIKPAVLYPAVSVDQFDKPRSLKLNFLSINRFERKKNIDLAISAFARLYNIKGEFSSGNVDGASLTIAGGFDKRLRENVEYLEELKSLAEREGISSRVDFITSCSTAKRNELLSECLCVLYTPKDEHFGIVPLEAMAAYKPVIACNSGGPVETVKHEETGFLCDPNPQEFSLAMAKLIENPQAAERMGEEARKHVLESFSTRIFGQHLNQYILDIARRKVD; translated from the exons ATGTCAAAGGAGGACAAGGTGCAGGCAAAAGGAactcaaaagaagatgaagatagcCATTATACATCCCGATCTTGGTATAG GTGGAGCCGAAAGATTAATTGTTGATGCGGCCGTTGAGCTGGTATCTCATGGGCATGATGTTCACGTTTTCACCTCACACCATGATAGAACTAGATGTTTTGAGGAGACTGTTTCCG GTGCCTTTCCTGTTACTGTGTATGGTGCCTTTCTGCCTCGACACATCTTCTACCGTCTCCATGCCGTTTGTGCATATGTGAGGTGCATTTTTGTTGCTCTTTGCATGCTGCTTATGTGGCCTTCTTACGATGTTATTATAGCAGATCAAGTTTCTGCTGTCATTCCACTGTTGAAACTTAAAAAGCCAACAAAG GTCGTATTCTATTGTCATTTTCCGGATTTGTTGCTTGCCCAACGTACTACTGTTCTTAGGAAGATGTACAGGAAACCCATAGATTTCATTGAAGAGATAACAACAG GAATGGCAGATATGATCCTCGTCAACAGTAAATTTACAGCTGCTACTTTTGCGAAAACATTCAAGCAGCTTGATGCACGAGGAATTAAACCGGCTGTTCTTTACCCAGCAGTCAGTGTTGACCAGTTTGACAAACCCCGTTCtcttaa GCTGAATTTCCTGTCCATCAATCGTTTtgagaggaaaaagaacatCGACTTGGCAATTTCAGCTTTTGCTAGGCTCTATAACATCAAAGGAGAATTTTCCAGTGGCAATGTGGATGGTGCTTCGTTGACTATTGCAG GTGGTTTTGATAAACGTCTAAGGGAGAATGTTGAGTACTTGGAGGAGCTTAAAAGCTTAGCGGAAAGGGAAGGAATCTCGAGCAGGGTTGACTTCATCACTTCATGCTCAACAGCTAAGAGGAACGAACTCCTTTCCGAATGCCTTTGTGTTCTCTACACGCCAAAG GATGAACATTTTGGAATTGTCCCTTTGGAGGCAATGGCAGCTTATAAGCCTGTAATTGCGTGCAATAGCGGGGGACCTGTGGAGACGGTTAAGCATGAAGAAACAGGATTTCTTTGTGATCCCAACCCACAAGAGTTCTCTTTAGCTATGGCTAAGCTAATAGAGAACCCTCAAGCGGCAGAGAGAATGGGTGAGGAAGCTCGGAAACATGTCCTGGAGTCATTCTCCACAAGGATATTTGGCCAACATTTGAACCAGTATATTCTCGACATTGCTCGGAGGAAGGTGGACTAA